A window of Hevea brasiliensis isolate MT/VB/25A 57/8 chromosome 14, ASM3005281v1, whole genome shotgun sequence contains these coding sequences:
- the LOC110638398 gene encoding probable disease resistance protein At4g27220 isoform X1: MDLLGQAIISTADYNLNFEEKKQALKRKLERLESMEIDVIKELEGAESRSSKKRKNEVQNWLNNVGRLKNDIGTMELEAGPGLRRIQLGKLIEKKTENVEDLIDQRVKFQGGLLLDVQECRGDALFAPELVGQEFQENFDKIQEFLMMDDVSVIGIWGMGGVGKTTLVAHIHNVLLQRQENVYWVTVSQDLSIYKLQNSIAKTIGFDLSNEDDLKKRAAKLSKALSEKQEFVLILDDLWNYFPLKEVGILAREKGCKLILTTRMLDVCRQMECQETIKVKSLPEFEAWQLFQDKLGKPLSLDVMEIAKSIASECAGLPLGIITIAASMRGADDICEWRNALRKLQESKVREGEMENEVFQALKFSYNRLNNSSLQQCFLYCGLYPEDHPIARDNVIEYLIDEGVIRGESRQAKLDEGHTMLNRLVRVCLLEEDSYFVKMHDLVRDMAIQIMEIDPRVVVKAGKELAEMPDLRNWSKNLVRISLMCNRIPEISFGYSPAFPNLSTLLLCENFRLRFIEYSFFEQLHGLKVLDLSQTGIEELPGSISYLVNLSALLLRECLGLRCLPSLAQLSALKKLDLYDSRVEKLPEGIEWLSNLSYLDLGFTYLELTPGILPKLSHMQFLALPLITVKEEEVASLRKLETLKCIFYDVGEFNKYRTSTSAPNLSSYQIIVGQVRERVLRFITTDLKTYVKTVTFCECGVSDGEDAPHIPKDVQYLRFIRCDVQRIISCLKIVTELKRLKIDDCDGTECCDIQRFISRSIPLSTPQNTFSLLQALEIHFCRGIKKLFPPVVLANLQNLEAISVDFCENMEELIAMDEEQETHDSNGGNIAQLILPKLQHFDLRHLPQMKSIYGGKLVCNSLKVILVVECPKLKQMPLSLITLVNGQPIPLPSLQIVELYPEELWESIEFERPDAKNILRSIQRPVHWRGVWKLQLEVQRRLHEQLEIAYSSHDSRIPCSRGVLELQLEIQRRLHEQLERIRKMWDEKSKASSSSMDDPSPHSQMQN; this comes from the exons ATGGATCTGCTGGGACAAGCCATAATTTCGACAGCGGATTATAATTTAAACTTTGAGGAAAAAAAGCAAGCTCTCAAAAGAAAGTTGGAACGActagaaagcatggaaattgatgtAATTAAAGAACTAGAAGGTGCAGAGTCCAGGAGTAGCAAGAAACGGAAGAATGAAGTTCAAAATTGGCTGAATAATGTAGGAAGGCTGAAAAATGACATCGGAACCATGGAACTAGAAGCAGGACCAGGTCTTCGGAGGATACAGTTAGGAAAGCTTATAGAGAAAAAGACGGAAAATGTTGAAGATCTTATTGATCAAAGAGTTAAGTTTCAAGGAGGGCTTCTACTTGATGTGCAAGAGTGTAGGGGAGATGCATTGTTTGCCCCAGAACTAGTGGGtcaagaatttcaagaaaatttTGACAAGATTCAGGAATTTTTAATGATGGATGATGTCTCTGTCATTGGCATTTGGGGGATGGGAGGAGTGGGTAAAACCACGCTGGTAGCACATATTCATAACGTGCTTCTCCAAAGGCAGGAAAATGTTTATTGGGTTACTGTATCGCAAGACCTTAGCATTTATAAATTGCAGAATTCTATTGCCAAAACTATTGGCTTTGATCTTTCCAACGAAGATGATTTGAAGAAAAGAGCAGCAAAGTTGTCAAAAGCATTGAGTGAGAAACAAGAATTTGTTCTCATTCTGGATGATTTATGGAACTATTTTCCTCTAAAGGAAGTGGGAATACTTGCTCGAGAGAAAGGATGCAAGTTGATTCTTACAACTCGTATGTTAGATGTTTGTCGACAGATGGAATGCCAGGAAACAATAAAAGTGAAGTCTCTGCCCGAATTTGAAGCTTGGCAATTGTTCCAGGATAAGCTAGGAAAACCACTATCCCTAGATGTTATGGAGATTGCAAAATCTATTGCAAGCGAATGTGCTGGTTTGCCTCTTGGAATTATAACAATAGCTGCAAGCATGAGGGGAGCGGATGATATTTGTGAGTGGAGGAATGCATTAAGAAAATTGCAAGAATCAAAAGTTAGAGAAGGTGAAATGGAAAATGAGGTTTTCCAAGCATTGAAATTCAGTTATAATCGCTTGAATAATTCATCATTGCAACAATGCTTCTTATATTGTGGATTATATCCAGAAGATCATCCTATAGCTAGGGACAATGTAATAGAGTATTTGATTGATGAAGGAGTAATAAGAGGAGAAAGCAGGCAAGCAAAATTGGATGAGGGCCATACCATGCTCAACAGACTTGTAAGGGTTTGCTTATTGGAAGAAGATTCATATTTTGTGAAGATGCATGACTTGGTTAGGGATATGGCCATCCAAATAATGGAAATCGATCCACGAGTAGTTGTTAAAGCGGGTAAAGAGTTAGCTGAAATGCCGGATTTGAGGAATTGGTCAAAGAATCTTGTGAGAATTTCTCTAATGTGCAATCGCATACCGGAAATTTCTTTTGGTTATTCACCTGCTTTTCCCAACCTTTCAACACTGTTGTTGTGTGAAAATTTCAGGTTAAGATttattgaatattctttcttcgagCAATTGCATGGGCTCAAGGTGCTTGATCTTTCACAAACAGGTATTGAAGAATTGCCGGGTTCCATCTCATATTTGGTGAATCTAAGTGCATTATTGCTCAGAGAATGTCTGGGGCTACGTTGCTTACCATCATTAGCCCAACTTAGTGCATTGAAGAAGTTGGATCTCTATGACTCCAGAGTTGAAAAATTGCCTGAAGGAATAGAATGGCTGTCCAATCTCAGTTATTTGGATCTGGGTTTTACATATCTGGAGTTAACGCCAGGGATACTACCAAAATTGTCCCATATGCAATTCCTTGCGCTGCCATTAATCACAGTTAAAGAAGAGGAGGTAGCATCTTTGAGGAAGTTGGAAACTTTGAAATGCATTTTCTACGATGTGGGTGAGTTCAACAAATACCGGACTTCAACAAGTGCGCCCAATCTAAGCTCATACCAGATTATTGTTGGACAGGTCAGGGAAAGAGTTTTACGTTTTATCACAACAGATTTGAAAACATATGTGAAAACTGTAACTTTTTGCGAGTGCGGTGTCAGCGATGGAGAAGATGCCCCGCATATCCCAAAAGATGTCCAATATCTGCGCTTTATACGTTGCGACGTCCAAAGAATCATCTCATGCTTGAAGATTGTAACTGAGCTCAAGCGCCTAAAAATTGACGATTGTGACGGGACAGAATGTTGCGACATCCAAAGATTCATCTCCCGCTCCATACCATTGTCAACACCTCAAAATACCTTTTCCCTTCTTCAAGCACTTGAAATACATTTTTGCCGAGGAATAAAAAAGTTGTTCCCTCCAGTCGTGCTGGCAAACCTTCAAAACCTGGAAGCTATTTCTGTTGACTTTTGTGAAAATATGGAGGAGCTGATAGCAATGGATGAAGAACAAGAAACCCATGATAGCAATGGTGGCAATATTGCTCAATTAATTCTCCCAAAATTACAGCATTTTGATTTGAGACACTTACCACAAATGAAGAGCATTTATGGTGGAAAATTGGTTTGCAACTCCCTCAAAGTAATTTTGGTGGTCGAGTGTCCAAAGCTAAAGCAGATGCCGCTCTCTCTGATCACGCTGGTCAATGGCCAACCGattcctctcccttctcttcaaatagTAGAGTTATACCCGGAGGAATTGTGGGAGTCCATTGAGTTTGAACGTCCTGACGCCAAGAACATCCTGCGCAGCATACAGCGTCCAGTGCACTGGAG GGGAGTTTGGAAACTGCAACTTGAGGTTCAGAGGCGACTCCATGAACAGCTTGAG ATCGCATACTCATCCCACGACTCGAGGATACCGTGTAGTAG GGGAGTTTTGGAACTGCAACTTGAGATTCAGAGGCGACTCCATGAACAGCTTGAG AGAATAAGAAAGATGTGGGATGAGAAGTCCAAGGCTTCTTCCTCTTCCATGGATGACCCTTCACCCCACAGTCAAATGCAAAATTAA
- the LOC110638398 gene encoding probable disease resistance protein At4g27220 isoform X2: MDLLGQAIISTADYNLNFEEKKQALKRKLERLESMEIDVIKELEGAESRSSKKRKNEVQNWLNNVGRLKNDIGTMELEAGPGLRRIQLGKLIEKKTENVEDLIDQRVKFQGGLLLDVQECRGDALFAPELVGQEFQENFDKIQEFLMMDDVSVIGIWGMGGVGKTTLVAHIHNVLLQRQENVYWVTVSQDLSIYKLQNSIAKTIGFDLSNEDDLKKRAAKLSKALSEKQEFVLILDDLWNYFPLKEVGILAREKGCKLILTTRMLDVCRQMECQETIKVKSLPEFEAWQLFQDKLGKPLSLDVMEIAKSIASECAGLPLGIITIAASMRGADDICEWRNALRKLQESKVREGEMENEVFQALKFSYNRLNNSSLQQCFLYCGLYPEDHPIARDNVIEYLIDEGVIRGESRQAKLDEGHTMLNRLVRVCLLEEDSYFVKMHDLVRDMAIQIMEIDPRVVVKAGKELAEMPDLRNWSKNLVRISLMCNRIPEISFGYSPAFPNLSTLLLCENFRLRFIEYSFFEQLHGLKVLDLSQTGIEELPGSISYLVNLSALLLRECLGLRCLPSLAQLSALKKLDLYDSRVEKLPEGIEWLSNLSYLDLGFTYLELTPGILPKLSHMQFLALPLITVKEEEVASLRKLETLKCIFYDVGEFNKYRTSTSAPNLSSYQIIVGQVRERVLRFITTDLKTYVKTVTFCECGVSDGEDAPHIPKDVQYLRFIRCDVQRIISCLKIVTELKRLKIDDCDGTECCDIQRFISRSIPLSTPQNTFSLLQALEIHFCRGIKKLFPPVVLANLQNLEAISVDFCENMEELIAMDEEQETHDSNGGNIAQLILPKLQHFDLRHLPQMKSIYGGKLVCNSLKVILVVECPKLKQMPLSLITLVNGQPIPLPSLQIVELYPEELWESIEFERPDAKNILRSIQRPVHWRGVLELQLEIQRRLHEQLERIRKMWDEKSKASSSSMDDPSPHSQMQN, encoded by the exons ATGGATCTGCTGGGACAAGCCATAATTTCGACAGCGGATTATAATTTAAACTTTGAGGAAAAAAAGCAAGCTCTCAAAAGAAAGTTGGAACGActagaaagcatggaaattgatgtAATTAAAGAACTAGAAGGTGCAGAGTCCAGGAGTAGCAAGAAACGGAAGAATGAAGTTCAAAATTGGCTGAATAATGTAGGAAGGCTGAAAAATGACATCGGAACCATGGAACTAGAAGCAGGACCAGGTCTTCGGAGGATACAGTTAGGAAAGCTTATAGAGAAAAAGACGGAAAATGTTGAAGATCTTATTGATCAAAGAGTTAAGTTTCAAGGAGGGCTTCTACTTGATGTGCAAGAGTGTAGGGGAGATGCATTGTTTGCCCCAGAACTAGTGGGtcaagaatttcaagaaaatttTGACAAGATTCAGGAATTTTTAATGATGGATGATGTCTCTGTCATTGGCATTTGGGGGATGGGAGGAGTGGGTAAAACCACGCTGGTAGCACATATTCATAACGTGCTTCTCCAAAGGCAGGAAAATGTTTATTGGGTTACTGTATCGCAAGACCTTAGCATTTATAAATTGCAGAATTCTATTGCCAAAACTATTGGCTTTGATCTTTCCAACGAAGATGATTTGAAGAAAAGAGCAGCAAAGTTGTCAAAAGCATTGAGTGAGAAACAAGAATTTGTTCTCATTCTGGATGATTTATGGAACTATTTTCCTCTAAAGGAAGTGGGAATACTTGCTCGAGAGAAAGGATGCAAGTTGATTCTTACAACTCGTATGTTAGATGTTTGTCGACAGATGGAATGCCAGGAAACAATAAAAGTGAAGTCTCTGCCCGAATTTGAAGCTTGGCAATTGTTCCAGGATAAGCTAGGAAAACCACTATCCCTAGATGTTATGGAGATTGCAAAATCTATTGCAAGCGAATGTGCTGGTTTGCCTCTTGGAATTATAACAATAGCTGCAAGCATGAGGGGAGCGGATGATATTTGTGAGTGGAGGAATGCATTAAGAAAATTGCAAGAATCAAAAGTTAGAGAAGGTGAAATGGAAAATGAGGTTTTCCAAGCATTGAAATTCAGTTATAATCGCTTGAATAATTCATCATTGCAACAATGCTTCTTATATTGTGGATTATATCCAGAAGATCATCCTATAGCTAGGGACAATGTAATAGAGTATTTGATTGATGAAGGAGTAATAAGAGGAGAAAGCAGGCAAGCAAAATTGGATGAGGGCCATACCATGCTCAACAGACTTGTAAGGGTTTGCTTATTGGAAGAAGATTCATATTTTGTGAAGATGCATGACTTGGTTAGGGATATGGCCATCCAAATAATGGAAATCGATCCACGAGTAGTTGTTAAAGCGGGTAAAGAGTTAGCTGAAATGCCGGATTTGAGGAATTGGTCAAAGAATCTTGTGAGAATTTCTCTAATGTGCAATCGCATACCGGAAATTTCTTTTGGTTATTCACCTGCTTTTCCCAACCTTTCAACACTGTTGTTGTGTGAAAATTTCAGGTTAAGATttattgaatattctttcttcgagCAATTGCATGGGCTCAAGGTGCTTGATCTTTCACAAACAGGTATTGAAGAATTGCCGGGTTCCATCTCATATTTGGTGAATCTAAGTGCATTATTGCTCAGAGAATGTCTGGGGCTACGTTGCTTACCATCATTAGCCCAACTTAGTGCATTGAAGAAGTTGGATCTCTATGACTCCAGAGTTGAAAAATTGCCTGAAGGAATAGAATGGCTGTCCAATCTCAGTTATTTGGATCTGGGTTTTACATATCTGGAGTTAACGCCAGGGATACTACCAAAATTGTCCCATATGCAATTCCTTGCGCTGCCATTAATCACAGTTAAAGAAGAGGAGGTAGCATCTTTGAGGAAGTTGGAAACTTTGAAATGCATTTTCTACGATGTGGGTGAGTTCAACAAATACCGGACTTCAACAAGTGCGCCCAATCTAAGCTCATACCAGATTATTGTTGGACAGGTCAGGGAAAGAGTTTTACGTTTTATCACAACAGATTTGAAAACATATGTGAAAACTGTAACTTTTTGCGAGTGCGGTGTCAGCGATGGAGAAGATGCCCCGCATATCCCAAAAGATGTCCAATATCTGCGCTTTATACGTTGCGACGTCCAAAGAATCATCTCATGCTTGAAGATTGTAACTGAGCTCAAGCGCCTAAAAATTGACGATTGTGACGGGACAGAATGTTGCGACATCCAAAGATTCATCTCCCGCTCCATACCATTGTCAACACCTCAAAATACCTTTTCCCTTCTTCAAGCACTTGAAATACATTTTTGCCGAGGAATAAAAAAGTTGTTCCCTCCAGTCGTGCTGGCAAACCTTCAAAACCTGGAAGCTATTTCTGTTGACTTTTGTGAAAATATGGAGGAGCTGATAGCAATGGATGAAGAACAAGAAACCCATGATAGCAATGGTGGCAATATTGCTCAATTAATTCTCCCAAAATTACAGCATTTTGATTTGAGACACTTACCACAAATGAAGAGCATTTATGGTGGAAAATTGGTTTGCAACTCCCTCAAAGTAATTTTGGTGGTCGAGTGTCCAAAGCTAAAGCAGATGCCGCTCTCTCTGATCACGCTGGTCAATGGCCAACCGattcctctcccttctcttcaaatagTAGAGTTATACCCGGAGGAATTGTGGGAGTCCATTGAGTTTGAACGTCCTGACGCCAAGAACATCCTGCGCAGCATACAGCGTCCAGTGCACTGGAG GGGAGTTTTGGAACTGCAACTTGAGATTCAGAGGCGACTCCATGAACAGCTTGAG AGAATAAGAAAGATGTGGGATGAGAAGTCCAAGGCTTCTTCCTCTTCCATGGATGACCCTTCACCCCACAGTCAAATGCAAAATTAA
- the LOC110638398 gene encoding probable disease resistance protein At4g27220 isoform X3 yields MDLLGQAIISTADYNLNFEEKKQALKRKLERLESMEIDVIKELEGAESRSSKKRKNEVQNWLNNVGRLKNDIGTMELEAGPGLRRIQLGKLIEKKTENVEDLIDQRVKFQGGLLLDVQECRGDALFAPELVGQEFQENFDKIQEFLMMDDVSVIGIWGMGGVGKTTLVAHIHNVLLQRQENVYWVTVSQDLSIYKLQNSIAKTIGFDLSNEDDLKKRAAKLSKALSEKQEFVLILDDLWNYFPLKEVGILAREKGCKLILTTRMLDVCRQMECQETIKVKSLPEFEAWQLFQDKLGKPLSLDVMEIAKSIASECAGLPLGIITIAASMRGADDICEWRNALRKLQESKVREGEMENEVFQALKFSYNRLNNSSLQQCFLYCGLYPEDHPIARDNVIEYLIDEGVIRGESRQAKLDEGHTMLNRLVRVCLLEEDSYFVKMHDLVRDMAIQIMEIDPRVVVKAGKELAEMPDLRNWSKNLVRISLMCNRIPEISFGYSPAFPNLSTLLLCENFRLRFIEYSFFEQLHGLKVLDLSQTGIEELPGSISYLVNLSALLLRECLGLRCLPSLAQLSALKKLDLYDSRVEKLPEGIEWLSNLSYLDLGFTYLELTPGILPKLSHMQFLALPLITVKEEEVASLRKLETLKCIFYDVGEFNKYRTSTSAPNLSSYQIIVGQVRERVLRFITTDLKTYVKTVTFCECGVSDGEDAPHIPKDVQYLRFIRCDVQRIISCLKIVTELKRLKIDDCDGTECCDIQRFISRSIPLSTPQNTFSLLQALEIHFCRGIKKLFPPVVLANLQNLEAISVDFCENMEELIAMDEEQETHDSNGGNIAQLILPKLQHFDLRHLPQMKSIYGGKLVCNSLKVILVVECPKLKQMPLSLITLVNGQPIPLPSLQIVELYPEELWESIEFERPDAKNILRSIQRPVHWRGVWKLQLEVQRRLHEQLERIRKMWDEKSKASSSSMDDPSPHSQMQN; encoded by the exons ATGGATCTGCTGGGACAAGCCATAATTTCGACAGCGGATTATAATTTAAACTTTGAGGAAAAAAAGCAAGCTCTCAAAAGAAAGTTGGAACGActagaaagcatggaaattgatgtAATTAAAGAACTAGAAGGTGCAGAGTCCAGGAGTAGCAAGAAACGGAAGAATGAAGTTCAAAATTGGCTGAATAATGTAGGAAGGCTGAAAAATGACATCGGAACCATGGAACTAGAAGCAGGACCAGGTCTTCGGAGGATACAGTTAGGAAAGCTTATAGAGAAAAAGACGGAAAATGTTGAAGATCTTATTGATCAAAGAGTTAAGTTTCAAGGAGGGCTTCTACTTGATGTGCAAGAGTGTAGGGGAGATGCATTGTTTGCCCCAGAACTAGTGGGtcaagaatttcaagaaaatttTGACAAGATTCAGGAATTTTTAATGATGGATGATGTCTCTGTCATTGGCATTTGGGGGATGGGAGGAGTGGGTAAAACCACGCTGGTAGCACATATTCATAACGTGCTTCTCCAAAGGCAGGAAAATGTTTATTGGGTTACTGTATCGCAAGACCTTAGCATTTATAAATTGCAGAATTCTATTGCCAAAACTATTGGCTTTGATCTTTCCAACGAAGATGATTTGAAGAAAAGAGCAGCAAAGTTGTCAAAAGCATTGAGTGAGAAACAAGAATTTGTTCTCATTCTGGATGATTTATGGAACTATTTTCCTCTAAAGGAAGTGGGAATACTTGCTCGAGAGAAAGGATGCAAGTTGATTCTTACAACTCGTATGTTAGATGTTTGTCGACAGATGGAATGCCAGGAAACAATAAAAGTGAAGTCTCTGCCCGAATTTGAAGCTTGGCAATTGTTCCAGGATAAGCTAGGAAAACCACTATCCCTAGATGTTATGGAGATTGCAAAATCTATTGCAAGCGAATGTGCTGGTTTGCCTCTTGGAATTATAACAATAGCTGCAAGCATGAGGGGAGCGGATGATATTTGTGAGTGGAGGAATGCATTAAGAAAATTGCAAGAATCAAAAGTTAGAGAAGGTGAAATGGAAAATGAGGTTTTCCAAGCATTGAAATTCAGTTATAATCGCTTGAATAATTCATCATTGCAACAATGCTTCTTATATTGTGGATTATATCCAGAAGATCATCCTATAGCTAGGGACAATGTAATAGAGTATTTGATTGATGAAGGAGTAATAAGAGGAGAAAGCAGGCAAGCAAAATTGGATGAGGGCCATACCATGCTCAACAGACTTGTAAGGGTTTGCTTATTGGAAGAAGATTCATATTTTGTGAAGATGCATGACTTGGTTAGGGATATGGCCATCCAAATAATGGAAATCGATCCACGAGTAGTTGTTAAAGCGGGTAAAGAGTTAGCTGAAATGCCGGATTTGAGGAATTGGTCAAAGAATCTTGTGAGAATTTCTCTAATGTGCAATCGCATACCGGAAATTTCTTTTGGTTATTCACCTGCTTTTCCCAACCTTTCAACACTGTTGTTGTGTGAAAATTTCAGGTTAAGATttattgaatattctttcttcgagCAATTGCATGGGCTCAAGGTGCTTGATCTTTCACAAACAGGTATTGAAGAATTGCCGGGTTCCATCTCATATTTGGTGAATCTAAGTGCATTATTGCTCAGAGAATGTCTGGGGCTACGTTGCTTACCATCATTAGCCCAACTTAGTGCATTGAAGAAGTTGGATCTCTATGACTCCAGAGTTGAAAAATTGCCTGAAGGAATAGAATGGCTGTCCAATCTCAGTTATTTGGATCTGGGTTTTACATATCTGGAGTTAACGCCAGGGATACTACCAAAATTGTCCCATATGCAATTCCTTGCGCTGCCATTAATCACAGTTAAAGAAGAGGAGGTAGCATCTTTGAGGAAGTTGGAAACTTTGAAATGCATTTTCTACGATGTGGGTGAGTTCAACAAATACCGGACTTCAACAAGTGCGCCCAATCTAAGCTCATACCAGATTATTGTTGGACAGGTCAGGGAAAGAGTTTTACGTTTTATCACAACAGATTTGAAAACATATGTGAAAACTGTAACTTTTTGCGAGTGCGGTGTCAGCGATGGAGAAGATGCCCCGCATATCCCAAAAGATGTCCAATATCTGCGCTTTATACGTTGCGACGTCCAAAGAATCATCTCATGCTTGAAGATTGTAACTGAGCTCAAGCGCCTAAAAATTGACGATTGTGACGGGACAGAATGTTGCGACATCCAAAGATTCATCTCCCGCTCCATACCATTGTCAACACCTCAAAATACCTTTTCCCTTCTTCAAGCACTTGAAATACATTTTTGCCGAGGAATAAAAAAGTTGTTCCCTCCAGTCGTGCTGGCAAACCTTCAAAACCTGGAAGCTATTTCTGTTGACTTTTGTGAAAATATGGAGGAGCTGATAGCAATGGATGAAGAACAAGAAACCCATGATAGCAATGGTGGCAATATTGCTCAATTAATTCTCCCAAAATTACAGCATTTTGATTTGAGACACTTACCACAAATGAAGAGCATTTATGGTGGAAAATTGGTTTGCAACTCCCTCAAAGTAATTTTGGTGGTCGAGTGTCCAAAGCTAAAGCAGATGCCGCTCTCTCTGATCACGCTGGTCAATGGCCAACCGattcctctcccttctcttcaaatagTAGAGTTATACCCGGAGGAATTGTGGGAGTCCATTGAGTTTGAACGTCCTGACGCCAAGAACATCCTGCGCAGCATACAGCGTCCAGTGCACTGGAG GGGAGTTTGGAAACTGCAACTTGAGGTTCAGAGGCGACTCCATGAACAGCTTGAG AGAATAAGAAAGATGTGGGATGAGAAGTCCAAGGCTTCTTCCTCTTCCATGGATGACCCTTCACCCCACAGTCAAATGCAAAATTAA